Proteins encoded within one genomic window of Eleutherodactylus coqui strain aEleCoq1 chromosome 1, aEleCoq1.hap1, whole genome shotgun sequence:
- the LOC136586452 gene encoding retinol dehydrogenase 7-like: MWLLLLVFVGLLLLYRWYRQSHILENLSDKYVFITGCDSGFGNLLAKQLDKRGMKVLAACLTEKGAENLKKEASSRLQTVMLDVTDSESVSSAAKWATDIVGDAGLWGLVNNAGIAAPVSPNAWQTKAHFAKVLNVNLLGPFDVTVNFLPLIIKARGRIVNVSSCFGRLAVVGGGYCPSKFGVEALSDSLRRELRDFGVKVSIIEPGAFKTPMCMTETHMKPVEHLWSNLPSQIKDYFGEQYYQKYIQNLIHLIGTGSPKIHYVTDCMEHALTAVHPWARYSPGRDCKLYYIPVSYLPTVVSDYLLCRSSPKPAYYLR, encoded by the exons ATGTGGCTCCTCCTGCTGGTGTTCGTGGGTCTCCTTCTCCTGTACAGATGGTACAGACAGAGTCACATCCTGGAGAATCTCTCTGATAAATATGTCTTCATTACCGGATGTGATAGCGGATTTGGGAATCTGTTGGCCAAACAACTGGACAAACGTGGAATGAAAGTGCTGGCAGCGTGCCTAACGGAGAAAGGGGCCGAAAACCTGAAGAAGGAGGCATCAAGTCGACTGCAAACTGTAATGTTAGATGTTACAGACAGTGAAAGTGTGAGCTCAGCTGCCAAGTGGGCCACTGATATTGTTGGAGATGCAG gtttATGGGGTCTTGTGAACAatgctggtattgcagctccagtGTCTCCTAACGCATGGCAAACCAAAGCACATTTTGCTAAGGTGCTGAATGTAAATTTACTGGGTCCCTTTGATGTGACAGTGAACTTTCTGCCTCTCATAATAAAAGCAAGAGGACGAATTGTAAATGTTTCAAGTTGTTTTGGAAGACTGGCTGTTGTTGGAGGAGGATATTGTCCATCTAAGTTTGGAGTTGAAGCCTTGTCTGATAGTCTCAG AAGGGAGCTTCGTGATTTTGGAGTGAAGGTCTCAATAATTGAACCTGGAGCTTTCAAGACACCAATGTGCATGACAGAAACTCATATGAAGCCTGTGGAGCATCTGTGGTCAAATCTTCCGTCACAAATCAAAGATTACTTCGGTGAACAGTACTACCAGAAAT ATATCCAGAACCTTATTCATCTGATTGGGACAGGTAGCCCAAAAATCCACTATGTCACGGACTGCATGGAGCATGCCCTGACTGCTGTACATCCATGGGCAAGATATTCTCCGGGCCGGGACTGCAAGCTGTATTACATACCAGTGTCTTACCTACCTACTGTCGTATCTGATTATCTGCTCTGTCGATCATCACCTAAACCAGCATACTATCTTAGATAG